One window of Quercus robur chromosome 12, dhQueRobu3.1, whole genome shotgun sequence genomic DNA carries:
- the LOC126710436 gene encoding probable pre-mRNA-splicing factor ATP-dependent RNA helicase DEAH2 — MGTERKRKVSLFDVVDESKIAKINGGAFSSSAAAMSNSVSIIGGGNSSNPAINSWTGRPYSQRYYEILEKRRGLPVWHQKEEFLQVLKANQTLILVGETGSGKTTQIPQFVLEAIDLETPDKRRKMMIACTQPRRVAAMSVSRRVAEEMDVTIGEEVGYSIRFEDCSSARTVLKYLTDGMLLREAMTDPLLERYKVIILDEAHERTLATDVLFGLLKEVLKNRPDLKLVVMSATLEAEKFQGYFFQAPLMKVPGRLHPVEIFYTEEPERDYLEAAIRTVVQIHMCETPGDILVFLTGEEEIEDACRKINKEVANMGDQVGPVKVVPLYSTLPPAMQQKIFEPAPPPVKEGGPAGRKIVVSTNIAETSLTIDGIVYVIDPGFAKQKVYNPRVRVESLLVSPISKASAHQRSGRAGRTQPGKCFRLYTEKSFQNDLQPQTYPEILRSNLANTVLTLKKLGIDDLVHFDFMDPPAPETLMRALEVLNYLGALDDDGNLTKLGEIMSEFPLDPQMSKMLVVSPEFNCSNEILSVSAMLSVPNCFVRPREAQKAADEAKARFGHIDGDHLTLLNVYHAYKQNNEDPSWCYENFVNQRALKAADNVRQQLVRIMARFNLKLCSTDFNSRDYYINIRKAMLAGYFMQVAHLERTGHYLTVKDNQVVHLHPSNCLDHKPEWVIYNEYVLTSRNFIRTVTDIRGEWIIDIAPHYYDLTNFPQCEAKRVLEKLYKKREKEREESRNRK; from the exons ATGGGAACGGAGAGGAAGAGGAAGGTGAGCTTGTTCGACGTGGTGGACGAGTCGAAGATCGCCAAAATCAACGGCGGCGCCTTCTCGTCCTCGGCGGCGGCGATGAGCAACAGTGTTAGTATTATTGGCGGAGGCAATAGCAGCAACCCCGCGATCAATAGCTGGACGGGGAGGCCGTACTCGCAGAGGTACTATGAGATTTTGGAGAAGCGGAGAGGCTTGCCTGTTTGGCACCAGAAAGAAGAGTTCTTGCAAGTTCTCAAGGCTAACCAGACTCTCATCCTCGTCGGTGAGACTGGTAGTGGCAAAACCACTCAG ATTCCCCAGTTCGTTTTGGAAGCGATTGATTTAGAAACTCCAGATAAGCGCAGGAAGATGATGATTGCGTGCACCCAGCCTCGTAGGGTGGCTGCTATGTCTGTTTCTCGTCGTGTTGCTGAAGAGATGGATGTAACTATCGGAGAAGAGGTTGGTTATAGTATCCGTTTTGAAGACTGCAGTAGTGCAAGAACAGTTTTGAA GTATTTAACAGATGGTATGCTTTTAAGAGAAGCGATGACAGATCCGCTTTTGGAACGCTACAAGGTCATAATTCTTGATGAGGCTCACGAAAGAACATTGGCAACTGATGTTCTGTTTGGACTTCTGAAGGAAGTGTTGAAAAATAGACCTGACCTGAAGCTAGTTGTAATGAGTGCTACTCTTGAGGCTGAAAAATTTCAGGGTTATTTTTTTCAAGCACCACTTATGAAAGTTCCTGGGAGGCTTCATCCGGTGGAAATATTTTACACTGAAGAGCCTGAAAGGGACTACCTGGAGGCAGCAATCCGAACTGTTGTGCAAATTcatatgtgtgaaactcctgGAGATATACTTGTGTTTCTCACTGGTGAGGAGGAGATAGAAGATGCATgccgaaaaataaataaagaagttgCAAATATGGGTGACCAGGTGGGACCTGTCAAAGTAGTGCCTTTGTATTCTACCCTTCCTCCAGCTATGCAGCAGAAGATATTCGAACCAGCTCCACCTCCTGTGAAAGAGGGTGGTCCTGCTGGAAGGAAGATTGTGGTGTCAACAAACATTGCTGAAACTTCTTTGACCATTGATGGTATAGTATATGTAATTGACCCTGGGTttgcaaaacaaaaagtttATAACCCACGAGTGCGTGTGGAATCATTGTTGGTATCTCCGATCTCTAAGGCTAGTGCACACCAGAGATCAGGGCGTGCTGGAAGAACTCAGCCTGGAAAATGCTTTAGACTTTACACTGAGAAAAGTTTCCAGAATGATCTTCAACCACAGACCTATCCAGAAATATTAAGATCAAACCTTGCAAATACGGTTCTTACTTTGAAGAAACTGGGAATAGATGATCTAGTGCATTTTGATTTTATGGATCCCCCTGCTCCAGAGACATTGATGCGGGCTTTAGAGGTTTTGAATTACCTTGGAGCGTTAGATGATGATGGAAATCTGACAAAGCTGGGCGAAATTATGAGTGAATTTCCATTGGATCCTCAGATGTCAAAGATGCTCGTTGTTAGCCCTGAGTTCAACTGTTCAAATGAAATTCTATCAGTTTCTGCCATGCTTTCAG TACCCAATTGCTTTGTCCGGCCTAGGGAGGCTCAGAAAGCTGCTGATGAAGCAAAAGCTAGGTTTGGGCACATCGATGGAGATCACCTCACGCTTTTGAACGTATACCATGCATACAAGCAAAACA ATGAGGACCCATCATGGTGCTATGAGAACTTCGTCAACCAAAGGGCATTGAAGGCTGCTGATAATGTTAGACAACAGCTCGTGCGTATCATGGCCAGGTTTAACCTCAAATTGTGCAGCACTGATTTCAACAGCCGTGATTACTACATCAACATAAGGAAGGCTATGCTAGCAGGTTATTTCATGCAGGTAGCTCACCTGGAACGTACTGGACACTACTTGACAGTGAAGGACAACCAA GTGGTGCACTTGCATCCATCGAATTGCTTGGATCACAAGCCGGAGTGGGTCATCTATAATGAATATGTTCTAACAAGCAGGAATTTCATTCGGACGGTGACAGATATTCGTGGTGAATG